In Phragmites australis chromosome 16, lpPhrAust1.1, whole genome shotgun sequence, one DNA window encodes the following:
- the LOC133895610 gene encoding uncharacterized protein LOC133895610, which translates to MQLEKGSLDLVLVPCGLVIMFSYHLLLLYRILRHPGTTVIGYENHNKLAWVRSMVQATPGETGLALSVISSNISASTNLASLSIALGSLIGAWVSSTTKVFMTGLVYGDRSQSTTTVKYISLLVCFVASFTCFIHSARYYVQASFLITTLDSDVPASYVQHAVIRGGNFWSMGLRALYFATSLLMWIFGPIPMFACSVLMVVILHMLDSNYLPLHQHQFTVRKRHEHRALTSTIAVRQPSQNPILSNPILSPVTVFN; encoded by the exons atgcagCTGGAGAAGGGCTCCCTGGACCTGGTGCTGGTCCCCTGCGGGCTCGTCATCATGTTCAGctaccacctcctcctcctctaccgGATCCTCCGACATCCCGGCACCACCGTCATCGGCTACGAGAACCACAACAAGCTCGCATGGGTCCGCAGCATGGTCCAG GCGACTCCGGGTGAGACGGGGCTGGCGCTGAGCGTCATCTCCAGCAACATCTCGGCGTCGACCAACCTGGCCTCGCTGTCCATCGCGCTGGGCTCGCTCATCGGGGCGTGGGTGAGCAGCACCACCAAGGTGTTCATGACGGGGCTCGTCTACGGCGACCGGAGCCAGTCCACGACCACCGTCAAGTACATCTCGCTCCTAGTCTGCTTCGTGGCGTCGTTCACCTGCTTCATCCACTCTGCAAG GTACTATGTCCAAGCCAGCTTCCTGATAACCACCCTGGACTCCGACGTCCCGGCGAGCTACGTGCAACACGCCGTGATCCGAGGCGGCAACTTCTGGTCCATGGGACTCCGAGCTCTCTACTTCGCAACATCGCTGCTGATGTGGATCTTTGGGCCGATACCGATGTTTGCCTGCTCCGTGCTGATGGTCGTCATCCTGCACATGCTGGACAGCAACTACCTGCCACTGCACCAACACCAGTTTACAGTTAGGAAACGGCATGAGCACAGAGCCCTCACATCTACGATTGCTGTAaggcagcccagtcaaaatccaATTCTCAGCAACCCAATCTTGTCACCTGTTACAGTTTTCAATTGA
- the LOC133895609 gene encoding uncharacterized protein LOC133895609 has product MAAPPPTSTPPPAAAKPNPNRNPKRKPKPKAAGPSVLNPNWAQLQAKLPHRPAATLLGKRKDRTGPPPPPEPVEPYTPTEAAAGEQPEVKLEPTSDDTSLTKAVAVDCEMVGVGAGGGKSALGRVTLVNSFGNVVYDEYVRTVERIVDYRTRISGIRPKHMNKAKEFWIVQREVAELIKGRILAGHALHNDLKVLLLSHPKKDIRDTSEYEIFRREGKRRSLKDLAAQVLGAKIQQNEHCPIEDARAAMFIYKKHKKAWEKNMKEQFRFKKKLKKRGKKRPAEPKGNDPNVPTVLL; this is encoded by the exons ATGGCGGCTCCGCCGCCGACTTCCACACCGCCGCCGGCAGCCGCAAAGCCCAACCCTAACCGTAACCCGAAGCGGAAGCCAAAACCGAAAGCAGCCGGCCCCTCGGTCCTGAACCCTAACTGGGCGCAGCTCCAGGCCAAGCTCCCCCATCGCCCCGCCGCCACCCTCCTCGGCAAGCGCAAGGACCGGACcggccctcctccgccgccagaGCCTGTGGAGCCGTATACTCCCACGGAGGCGGCTGCGGGCGAGCAGCCGGAGGTCAAGCTCGAGCCAACCTCCGATGACACCAG CTTGACgaaggcggtggcggtggaCTGCGAGATGGTCGGGGtaggcgccggcggcggcaagAGCGCCCTCGGCAGGGTCACCTTG GTTAATTCCTTTGGCAATGTTGTATATGATGAATATGTCCGGACAGTGGAGCGAATAGTGGATTACCGTACCCGTATTAGTGGGATTAGACCCAAGCACATGAATAAAG CCAAAGAATTCTGGATTGTGCAGAGGGAAGTAGCTGAGCTGATTAAAGGCAGAATTCTTGCTGGGCATGCACTGCACAATGATCTTAAG GTCTTGCTACTAAGTCACCCAAAGAAGGACATCAGGGATACCTCAGAATATGAGATTTTCCGAAG GGAGGGAAAGAGGCGATCGTTGAAGGATCTTGCTGCTCAAGTACTTGGTGCTAAAATACAACAGAATGAGCACTGCCCT ATCGAGGATGCCAGAGCTGCGATGTTCATTTACAAGAAGCACAAGAAGGCATGGGAGAAGAACATGAAAGAACAATTTAGGTTCAAAAAGAAGCTCAAGAAGCGAGGCAAGAAGAGACCTGCTGAGCCGAAAGGGAATGACCCCAATGTGCCCACTGTTCTTCTATAG
- the LOC133895608 gene encoding uncharacterized protein LOC133895608: MASSGSGSGTGTRSSVGSHETENEEIEYRNPKYPLWVHVTRYVTPGRGGNARFRCHFCEKDYPGSYSRVRSHLLKVRNTGVAICEKISYPILEQLRKEDREATEVATTSAPRNKLLRLPPFEDSGLPPSSKKRKGKQSEISESFNAETRHIADGHIARLFYTAGLPFNVARNPNYRASYNFVANNKMGGYVPPGYNALRTTLLQKEKAHVERMLEPIKSTWPFKGVTIAADGWTDPQRRPILNFIAVTEGAPIFLKSIDSEGEVKSKEYIFDRLKEVIEEVGSKNVVQVITDNAANCKAAGLMIESKYKNIFWTPCVVHTLNLALKNICAPKDDEGDNKELVWIKHISEDASYIKNYIMNHGMRLSMFNEFTKLKFLAVAETRFASVIVMLKRFLLIKEALVLMVVGDKWMAYREDDPTKAQAVKEKILNDIWWDQVQYIIDFTDPIYSMLRAADTDKPCLHLVYEMWDSMIEKVRACIYRKEGIMDGGTSVFFDVVQSILLSRWGKSNTPLQCLAHSLNPRYYTPAWLNEVSGRVSPNNDVEINTERNKCFRKFFPDPDDLRKIKTQFADFSLFLGAFDDPDSVEDRAHFDTKQWWGTYGVHTPELKDLALKLLGQPASSSCCERNWSTYAFIHSMKRNKLTPERAEDLVFVHNNLRLLSRKSNDYQSGPSRMWDVGGDGTESFVGVGFLEGADLTLDEPEFEEEILGGED; the protein is encoded by the exons ATGGCATCAAGTGGAAGTGGAAGTGGAACAGGAACACGATCCTCTGTTGGTAGTCATGAAACAGAAAATGAAGAAATTGAGTACAGGAACCCCAAATATCCATTGTGGGTTCATGTTACCAGATATGTGACACCCGGTCGTGGAGGCAATGCGAGATTTAGGTGTCATTTTTGTGAAAAAGATTATCCGGGCAGCTATTCAAGAGTGAGGTCTCATCTTCTAAAGGTGAGAAATACGGGTGTTGCGATTTGTGAGAAGATTTCGTACCCTATCCTTGAACAACTTCGCAAGGAAGATCGTGAAGCTACAGAGGTTGCAACAACTAGTGCCCCTAGGAATAAGCTACTTCGCTTACCCCCTTTTGAAGATTCAGGCTTGCCACCAtcatcaaagaaaagaaaagggaagcaATCAGAGATTTCAGAAAGTTTTAATGCTGAAACCCGACACATTGCCGATGGTCATATTGCAAGATTGTTCTACACTGCAG GGCTACCTTTCAATGTGGCAAGGAACCCCAATTATCGGGCTTCTTACAATTTTGTTGCAAACAACAAAATGGGTGGTTATGTGCCTCCGGGATATAATGCATTGAGAACAACTCTTCTCCAAAAAGAGAAGGCACATGTTGAGAGGATGCTTGAACCTATCAAATCCACTTGGCCCTTCAAAGGAGTGACTATTGCAGCTGATGGGTGGACTGATCCGCAAAGACGcccaattttaaattttatagctGTGACAGAGGGTGCTccaatttttctaaaatcaatTGACTCCGAAGGAGAG GTGAAAAGCAAGGAATATATCTTCGATAGGTTGAAGGAGGTGATAGAGGAAGTTGGATCAAAGAATGTGGTCCAAGTGATCACTGACAATGCGGCAAATTGCAAAGCCGCCGGATTGATGATTGAATCAAAGTACAAGAACATCTTTTGGACTCCTTGCGTTGTGCACACCCTCAACCTTGCATTGAAGAATATTTGTGCACCAAAGGACGATGAAGGCGACAATAAAGAACTTGTTTGGATCAAACACATCTCAGAAGATGCCTCCTATATCAAGAATTACATCATGAATCATGGCATGAGGTTGTCCATGTTCAATGAGTTTACCAAACTCAAGTTTCTTGCAGTTGCAGAAACAAGATTTGCTAGTGTCATTGTCATGTTGAAGAGGTTCTTGCTTATCAAGGAAGCATTGGTGCTCATGGTTGTTGGTGACAAGTGGATGGCTTATAGGGAGGACGATCCAACCAAAGCTCAAGCGGTGAAGGAAAAGATTCTCAATGATATATGGTGGGATCAAGTTCAATACATTATTGATTTCACCGATCCTATTTATTCAATGCTACGGGCAGCTGACACAGACAAGCCATGTCTCCATTTGGTCTATGAGATGTGGGACTCTATGATAGAGAAG GTGAGAGCTTGTATCTATCGGAAGGAGGGAATTATGGATGGTGGTACAAGTGTCTTTTTTGATGTTGTTCAAAGCATTTTACTATCTAGGTGGGGCAAGAGTAATACTCCTCTCCAGTGTTTGGCACACTCACTAAATCCAAG ATACTATACTCCAGCTTGGCTTAATGAAGTATCTGGTCGTGTCAGCCCAAATAATGATGTTGAAATTAATACTGAGAGGAACAAATGTTTTAGAAAGTTCTTTCCGGATCCGGATGACTTAAGAAAAATCAAGACACAATTTGCTGATTTCTCACTATTTTTGGGTGCCTTTGATGACCCTGATTCAGTTGAGGATAGAGCTCATTTTGACACAAAGCAATGGTGGGGCACTTATGGAGTTCACACCCCAGAGTTGAAAGATTTAGCCTTAAAGCTACTTGGGCAGCCAGCATCTTCCTCTTGCTGTGAGAGGAATTGGAGCACATATGCTTTTATACATAGCATGAAGAGGAATAAGCTCACTCCTGAGAGAGCTGAGGATTTGGTGTTTGTGCATAACAACTTGCGTCTTCTTTCAAGGAAGTCCAATGATTATCAAAGTGGACCAAGCCGAATGTGGGATGTCGGGGGAGATGGCACCGAGAGCTTTGTTGGTGTTGGCTTTTTAGAAGGTGCTGATCTGACACTTGATGAGCCAGAATTTGAGGAGGAGATATTAGGaggggaagattga